A region from the Enterobacter roggenkampii genome encodes:
- the arnB gene encoding UDP-4-amino-4-deoxy-L-arabinose aminotransferase: MSDFLPFSRPSMGAEEIAALQDVLMSGWITTGPKNQQLEEAFCQLTGNQHAIALCSATAGMHVTLMALDIGPGDEVITPSQTWVSTLNMIVLLGATPVMIDVDKDTLMVTPEAVEAAITPRTKAIIPVHYAGAPCDIDAIHAIGERHGIPVIEDAAHAAGTYYKNRHVGWKGTAIFSFHAIKNMTCAEGGLVVTDNAQLAQRIRSLKFHGLGVDAYDRQTHGRAPQAEVIAPGYKYNLADINAALALVQLGKLKEANRRREEIAQRYLRELADTPFQPLTIPSWPHVHAWHLFIIRVDEARCGISRDNLMAALKEKGIGTGLHFRAAHTQKYYRERFPDVSLPNSEWNSARICSLPLFPDMTHDDTTRVITALHQLAGH, from the coding sequence ATGAGTGATTTTCTGCCTTTTTCGCGGCCGTCGATGGGCGCTGAGGAAATTGCGGCGCTTCAGGACGTTTTGATGTCGGGCTGGATCACCACAGGGCCTAAGAATCAGCAACTTGAAGAGGCATTCTGTCAACTTACCGGGAATCAGCATGCGATTGCCCTCTGTTCCGCCACCGCGGGCATGCACGTTACGCTGATGGCGCTGGATATTGGCCCGGGCGATGAAGTTATTACCCCTTCCCAGACCTGGGTCTCCACGCTGAATATGATCGTATTGCTGGGCGCCACGCCGGTCATGATTGATGTGGATAAAGACACATTAATGGTGACGCCAGAAGCCGTGGAAGCCGCTATTACCCCGCGAACCAAAGCCATTATTCCCGTTCACTATGCCGGCGCGCCGTGTGATATCGACGCAATTCATGCCATCGGTGAACGTCACGGTATTCCGGTGATTGAAGATGCGGCCCATGCCGCCGGAACGTATTACAAAAACCGTCACGTGGGCTGGAAAGGAACGGCAATTTTCTCCTTCCACGCCATTAAAAACATGACCTGCGCGGAAGGCGGCCTGGTGGTTACCGATAACGCGCAGCTGGCACAGCGGATCCGCAGTCTGAAATTCCATGGCCTGGGCGTAGATGCCTATGATCGCCAGACGCACGGTCGCGCGCCGCAGGCGGAAGTGATCGCGCCGGGCTATAAATACAACCTGGCGGACATCAACGCCGCGCTGGCGCTGGTGCAGCTAGGCAAACTGAAAGAGGCCAACAGGCGCCGTGAGGAAATAGCGCAACGCTACCTGCGGGAGCTTGCCGATACGCCGTTCCAGCCGCTCACCATTCCATCATGGCCGCACGTGCACGCCTGGCACCTGTTTATTATTCGCGTGGATGAAGCGCGCTGCGGGATCTCACGCGACAACCTGATGGCGGCGCTGAAAGAGAAAGGCATCGGTACCGGCCTCCATTTCCGCGCGGCCCACACGCAAAAATACTACCGCGAGCGTTTTCCTGATGTATCGCTCCCGAATTCTGAATGGAATAGCGCACGTATTTGTTCTCTCCCTCTTTTCCCGGACATGACTCATGACGACACAACCCGCGTCATTACCGCACTCCATCAGCTTGCAGGACATTGA